A genomic stretch from Arachis stenosperma cultivar V10309 chromosome 3, arast.V10309.gnm1.PFL2, whole genome shotgun sequence includes:
- the LOC130966326 gene encoding uncharacterized protein LOC130966326 yields MENGATSKRKRLVKKYQAHAKVKEFEMTEVSSAAKLVRNFITKGDKESNQAKITQQPRRKISDIGDKYSRENSMEGRNKTLVDNVMNRSLRSSHNQVRNNVQLEEQPIPKKMKSKAKCPAMALDAFLHTEGVEVEREEEDDFESIGEDAGATEKEPANLTNLKNNLKRPAMTLDAFLGDQGIHVEREEEHNEVPTTEDARSRPSPNNGENVHIPSEKDYIGEHESDNFDVEGDQVMEEAHVEDTSKVKKTRGKTRCLKIYARTWEEREEVTFDQGAAVGPTAQRSKFILPKSSKLWVMTGVQGAWKRYKTRIKKKHFEPYSGNIEDMLVNRPLEIPEIQFRKLIAYWSIPTVKAMCVINSENRKKQQWRHKMGPINFARVRVDLREKKENKEEPNQAEMFVATRNGLKGKTLDVETQAVIYLLYGYFVVVMVADLLLSMFCGIYFVAVSWAVSWLI; encoded by the exons ATGGAAAACGGAGCAACTTCAAAGAGGAAAAGACTGGTAAAAAAGTATCAAGCTCATGCAAAAGTTAAGGAATTTGAAATGACGGAAGTATCTTCTGCTGCGAAACTAGTTCGGAATTTTATAACCAAAGGTGATAAAGAAAGTAATCAAGCCAAAATAACACAACAGCCTAGGAGAAAAATTTCAGATATTGGAGACAAATATAGTAGGGAGAATTCAATGGAAGGGAGAAATAAAACACTTGTAGACAATGTTATGAACCGGTCTTTGAGGTCTTCCCATAACCAAGTGAGGAATAATGTTCAACTAGAAGAACAACCAATTCCTAAGAAGATGAAGAGCAAGGCAAAGTGTCCAGCAATGGCTCTTGATGCCtttttgcatacagaaggagtAGAAGTggaaagagaagaggaagatgacTTTGAGTCAATTGGTGAGGATGCTGGAGCTACTGAAAAAGAACCAGCTAACTTgacaaacttaaaaaataacttaaagcgTCCAGCCATGACTCTTGATGCTTTTTTGGGTGACCAAGGAATTCATGTGGAAAGAGAAGAGGAACATAATGAAGTTCCAACTACTGAGGATGCTAGATCTAGGCCATCCCCGAATAATGGAGAAAATGTTCATATCCCCTCTGAGAAAGATTATATTGGTGAACATGAAAGTGACAATTTTGATGTAGAAGGGGATCAAGTTATGGAAGAGGCTCATGTAGAAG atactTCAAAGGTTAAAAAGACTCGTGGAAAAACAAGATGCCTAAAGATTTATGCAAGAACTTGggaagaaagggaggaagtgACTTTTGATCAGGGAGCAGCCGTGGGGCCAACAGCTCAAAGA TCAAAGTTCATTCTTCCAAAATCTTCAAAGTTATGGGTGATGACTGGTGTTCAAGGAGCATGGAAGCGTTacaaaacaagaataaaaaagaagcaTTTTGAACCATATTCTGGAAATATTGAGGATATGTTGGTGAATCGTCCTTTGGAAATTCCAGAAATACAATTTCGGAAGCTAATTGCATATTGGAGTATTCCAACTGTCAAA GCCATGTGTGTTATAAATTCTGAAAATCGCAAGAAGCAACAATGGAGGCATAAAATGGGCCCAATCAATTTTGCAAGAGTGCGTGTTGATTTG CGTGAGAAAAAAGAGAACAAAGAGGAACCAAATCAAGCTGAAATGTTTGTTGCAACTCGGAATGGACTAAAAGGGAAAACACTTGATGTAGAAACACAAGCTGTTATT TATCTACTTTATGGCTATTTTGTGGTTGTCATGGTTGCTGACTTGCTGCTTTCTATGTTTTGTGGTATCTATTTTGTGGCTGTTTCATGGGCTGTTTCATGGCTGATTTAG
- the LOC130966327 gene encoding uncharacterized protein LOC130966327 — protein MDVDSDSDSEIDSHSETNSYDDMDALLNDRFRDVAQAEGIKEGMNEDAKKFYDLVEEASKELYPDCKGFSTLSFTIPLYLLKCQHGWSNASFTSLLELLKEAVPNLNIPTSFNKAKTMVRDLGLDYKKIDACPNDCMLYWKEYEKDTSCHECGASRWIVHPVVEADVLPSRKSHNIPVKTLRHFPLIPRLQRLFMCSATAKSMRWHDEERRKDDKLRHPADGQSWKEFDNRHTNFALDTRNVRLGLSSDGFNPYRTMSISHSTWPVVLMAYNLPPWMSMKQEYFMLSLLIPGPKSPGNDIDIYLQPLIEELKELWEVGVETYDASKNETFQMYAALMWTISDFPAYAMLSGWSTKGKLACPCCNHGTCSNYLKYSRKTCYMGHRAFLPEDHPWRANKRSFNGKVEHRQAPPLLSGTEALSQLEYVDNLFGKLKPKKDGPWKKRSIFFDLPYWQYNTSRHNLDVMHIEKNIVDSILGTLLDISGKTKDHTNARYDLQEMGIRKNLHPKKTNGRKKVKLAKACYSMTNAEKSIFCDVLKTAKLPDGSASNISRCVNLLERRISGYKTHDAHFILHYLLQIPIKGILPDQVAVPLIRLGSFFRQLCQKSITLQEIDQLEEDIVTTLCQLERIFPPSFFDIMIHLPIHLANEVRLGGPVQFRWMYPPERYMCTLKSYVRNRSRPEGSIAEAYLVEECLTFCSRYLHSGVQTKLNRQPRNNDEPNNSMMETTDAFSNLFPKRGVPLGAKKGEPFLLDDKSREQVHSYILLNCHKIDDYVSEHETYQQGTRWMRAKNHSKNFPTWFKTRALRHDVPNWIKELSRGPTQCAKRYSGYFINGYRFHTRQREVRRKTQNSGVTLVALTTSFASTKDANPIHENVSYYGRVNDIIELDYYGNFKVTLFKCDWYEAREDAYGSTYVHFNKKCYQEEPFVLACQVHQCFYVQDAFDKNKHYVMKTVPRDLFSISDQVAIDVEDTYENEPFDNSTVPSIPNDDGEVDLVRNDLNEVLVDVAKEVYFSQEYNTGSDEEYDSEDF, from the exons ATGGATGTTGATAGCGATAGTGATAGTGAGATTGATAGTCATAGTGAGACTAACTCGTATGACGACATGGACGCCTTGTTGAATGATAGATTTAGGGATGTGGCACAAGCTGAAGGGATAAAAGAAGGTATGAATGAAGATGCAAAGAAATTCTATGATTTGGTTGAAGAGGCTAGCAAAGAACTGTATCCCGATTGCAAGGGATTTTCTACGTTGTCTTTCACCATCCCCTTATACTTGTTAAAGTGTCAACATGGGTGGAGTAATGCCTCTTTTACTTCTCTCTTGGAGTTGCTAAAAGAGGCTGTTCCTAACTTAAATATTCCAACTTCTTTCAATAAAGCCAAGACTATGGTGAGAGACTTAGGTCTTGACTATAAGAAGATTGACGCATGCCCGAACGATTGCATGCTATATTGGAAAGAGTACGAGAAGGACACATCTTGTCATGAATGTGGCGCTTCTCGTTGGATTGTACATCCTGTAGTTGAAGCTGATGTTTTGCCTTCAAGAAAATCTCACAATATTCCTGTGAAGACATTGCGACACTTTCCCCTAATTCCCAGGCTTCAAAGACTATTCATGTGCTCAGCAACAGCTAAAAGCATGAGGTGGCATGACGAAGAACGCAGAAAAGATGACAAGTTAAGGCATCCCGCTGACGGCCAGTCATGGAAGGAGTTTGACAATCGTCATACAAATTTTGCTCTCGATACCCGTAATGTGAGACTTGGCTTGTCAAGTGACGGATTCAATCCATATCGAACCATGAGCATATCTCATAGCACGTGGCCTGTTGTTTTAATGGCTTATAATTTGCCGCCATGGATGTCTATGAAACAGGAATACTTTATGTTGTCGTTGCTAATCCCTGGACCAAAGTCACCAGGAAATGATATAGACATTTACTTGCAACCTTTAATCGAGGAGTTGAAGGAGTTGTGGGAGGTCGGGGTGGAAACATATGATGCATCAAAAAATGAAACCTTCCAAATGTATGCAGCTCTCATGTGGACAATAAGTGATTTTCCGGCTTATGCAATGCTATCTGGTTGGAGTACAAAAGGGAAGCTAGCTTGTCCTTGTTGTAACCATGGGACTTGTTCTAACTATCTTAAATATAGTCGCAAAACATGCTACATGGGTCATCGTGCCTTTTTGCCTGAGGATCATCCATGGAGAGCTAACAAGAGATCTTTCAATGGAAAAGTAGAACATAGGCAAGCTCCACCATTATTGTCGGGTACTGAAGCTTTAAGTCAGTTGGAGTATGTGGATAATTTGTTTGGGAAGCTAAAACCAAAGAAAGATGGTCCATGGAAGAAGAGGTCAATATTCTTTGATTTACCTTATTGGCAGTATAACACATCACGACACAATTTAGATGTGATGCACATAGAAAAGAACATAGTTGATAGTATTCTTGGAACTCTCTTGGATATTTCTGGCAAGACAAAAGATCACACAAATGCTCGATATGACTTGCAAGAAATGGGCATTCGAAAGAACCTTCACCCCAAGAAAACAAATGGTAGGAAAAAGGTTAAGCTGGCAAAGGCATGCTACTCAATGACCAATGCTGAAAAGTCGATTTTTTGTGACGTCTTGAAGACAGCAAAGTTGCCAGATGGCTCTGCTTCAAATATTTCTCGGTGTGTGAACCTTTTGGAGAGAAGAATATCTGGTTATAAGACTCATGATGCTCATTTCATTCTTCACTATTTGTTACAAATTCCTATTAAAGGAATACTTCCAGATCAAGTTGCAGTTCCTTTGATTCGACTTGGCTCATTTTTCCGTCAATTGTGTCAAAAGTCTATCACATTACAAGAGATAGATCAATTAGAAGAGGATATTGTCACAACATTATGCCAATTAGAGAGGATCTTTCCTCCTTCTTTCTTCGATATAATGATTCATTTGCCTATTCATTTGGCTAATGAAGTGAGATTGGGAGGTCCAGTTCAATTTCGGTGGATGTATCCTCCCGAAAGATACATGTGTACTTTGAAGTCCTATGTTCGAAACAGAAGTCGTCCTGAAGGATCTATTGCAGAGGCATATTTGGTTGAAGAATGTTTGACATTTTGCTCGCGTTACTTACATTCTGGTGTCCAAACAAAATTGAATAGACAACCCAGAAATAATGATGAACCTAATAATTCTATGATGGAAACTACAGATGCATTTTCGAATCTATTTCCAAAAAGAGGTGTTCCTTTGGGTGCAAAGAAAGGTGAACCTTTTCTCCTTGACGACAAGTCTCGAGAGCAAGTTCATAGCTACATATTATTGAATTGTCACAAAATAGACGACTATGTTAG tGAGCATGAGACTTATCAACAAGGAACACGATGGATGAGAGCTAAAAACCATAGCAAAAACTTTCCTACATGGTTTAAAACACGTGCTTTACGGCATGATGTTCCAAATTGGATAAAAGAGCTATCTAGAGGACCAACCCAATGTGCAAAAAGATATTCTGGTTATTTTATCAACGGTTATAGATTTCACACTAGGCAACGTGAGGTAAGACGCAAGACACAAAATAGTGGTGTTACTTTAGTAGCATTAACGACAAGCTTTGCAAGCACAAAGGATGCAAATCCAATTCATGAAAATGTTTCTTATTATGGTAGAGTGAATGATATCATTGAGTTGGACTACTATGGAAATTTTAAGGTTACATTGTTCAAATGTGATTGGTATGAGGCTAGGGAGGATGCTTATGGCTCGACATATGTGCATTTTAACAAAAAGTGCTATCAGGAAGAGCCTTTTGTATTGGCATGTCAAGTGCACCAATGCTTCTATGTGCAAGATgcatttgataaaaataaacatTATGTAATGAAGACTGTTCCAAGGGACCTATTTAGCATAAGTGATCAAGTTGCCATTGATGTTGAAGATACTTATGAAAATGAGCCATTTGATAATTCGACGGTTCCTTCTATACCTAATGATGATGGTGAAGTAGACTTGGTAAGGAATGATTTGAATGAAGTTCTGGTCGATGTTGCAAAAGAAGTCTATTTTTCCCAAGAGTATAACACAGGATCGGATGAAGAATATGATTCCGAAGACTTTTGA